One Parachlamydia sp. AcF125 DNA segment encodes these proteins:
- a CDS encoding tetratricopeptide repeat protein, with amino-acid sequence MSFKICENKKNFDARIKEIEAINHASDLYLNTKLEKSKKQDGALISWLKWLVSFISKIHIAETSPLKVAQEVGKFAETGQKFLGAKDQLVLIEAVEKLKTKCHKYVKGKEKALDEIIEKIKTLTPIEFLEMKDLPPEVLELLLGNLGVKDYESCSKVDWRWREAILEVAKKKEARLIKDFIQFAIGHYNAVKDSLWYYESYWEGKDSESGGYKALMRLKKIKNNLNFSKVANLAQLKHAIYCEKLKVLIAMQSYHGEALKTLEEQAKDLELPWLFGDIFSSDINNQDYIYYRIKKLIEKGLFYTIIEIAELVDESSKFLIKASLKLIKKGEYDQAFEIASKYNGQQSIVRDISLKFLKKGQWDKAIEISRKINEEAFLQTINEDLYKFIINLAKIGQLENILEIIKRIPNESIKSKALGDVVQKLEKTDQFKEALEIANGISDEGPKSNALAYISKVLVAKTGQLENILEIIKQISNESIKSKALGDVVKKLKKTDQFEEALEIANGMSDEGPKSNAQADISIVLTQVGQLEKALEIANGISAENPKSTALAYISIALAQVGQLEKALEIANGISAENPKSKALANISTALVQAGQLKKASEIANGISAEVPKSKALANISTALVQAGQLKKASEIANGISAEVPKSYALADISIALAQANNFEEALEIIRRIPCDPLKSNAFRDVVQKLEKTNQFEKALEIASGISTKGPKNNALADIFRTLAQAGRFEEALFEKALEIINRISHPYSKRRVLTSLSIALAQADRFEEALFEKALEIINRISDLYSKSSALIDISMALAKASHFERALKIANAISEKYCKSNALANISIALAQAGHFEKALEIANTIPDENFKNEALADISTALAQAGHPERALEIANTIPDGKYKGKTLTKISRIAEKAGQSE; translated from the coding sequence ATGTCTTTTAAAATTTGCGAAAATAAAAAAAACTTCGATGCTCGAATAAAAGAAATTGAAGCAATTAACCATGCAAGTGATCTTTATCTTAATACAAAATTAGAAAAATCTAAAAAACAAGATGGAGCTTTGATTAGCTGGCTAAAGTGGCTGGTCTCTTTTATCTCCAAAATTCATATAGCTGAAACCTCTCCTCTAAAAGTTGCTCAAGAAGTTGGAAAATTTGCAGAAACAGGCCAAAAATTTTTAGGAGCAAAAGATCAATTAGTTCTAATTGAGGCAGTTGAAAAGCTCAAGACTAAATGCCATAAATACGTAAAAGGAAAAGAAAAAGCTCTCGATGAGATCATTGAAAAAATTAAAACTTTAACTCCAATTGAATTTCTTGAAATGAAAGATCTCCCTCCGGAAGTTCTTGAGCTTTTATTGGGCAATCTGGGGGTAAAAGATTATGAAAGCTGCTCAAAAGTTGATTGGAGATGGAGGGAAGCCATCCTAGAGGTCGCTAAAAAGAAAGAGGCCAGGCTTATTAAGGATTTTATCCAATTTGCAATCGGACATTACAATGCTGTCAAAGATTCATTATGGTATTACGAAAGTTACTGGGAAGGGAAAGATTCGGAAAGCGGCGGATATAAAGCATTAATGCGTTTAAAAAAAATAAAGAATAACCTTAACTTTTCCAAAGTAGCTAACCTTGCTCAACTAAAGCATGCGATTTATTGTGAAAAGCTTAAAGTTTTGATTGCTATGCAGTCTTATCATGGAGAAGCATTGAAAACTTTAGAAGAGCAAGCCAAAGATTTAGAATTACCTTGGCTTTTTGGCGATATTTTTAGCTCGGATATAAATAACCAAGATTACATTTATTATAGAATAAAAAAGCTAATAGAAAAAGGTTTATTTTATACAATTATTGAAATTGCAGAATTAGTTGATGAAAGCTCGAAATTCCTTATAAAGGCATCTTTAAAGCTAATCAAAAAAGGCGAATACGATCAAGCTTTTGAAATTGCAAGTAAGTATAATGGCCAACAGAGCATTGTCAGAGACATTTCATTAAAATTCTTAAAAAAAGGTCAATGGGATAAAGCCATCGAAATTTCAAGAAAAATTAATGAAGAAGCTTTTTTACAAACTATAAATGAAGATTTATATAAATTTATAATTAATTTAGCAAAAATCGGTCAATTAGAAAATATATTAGAAATTATCAAGCGAATTCCCAATGAATCTATTAAAAGCAAAGCACTCGGAGACGTGGTGCAAAAGTTAGAAAAAACCGATCAATTTAAGGAAGCTTTAGAAATTGCAAATGGCATATCTGACGAAGGCCCTAAAAGCAACGCCCTGGCCTATATTTCTAAAGTATTAGTAGCAAAAACAGGTCAATTAGAGAATATATTAGAAATTATCAAGCAAATCTCTAATGAATCTATTAAAAGCAAAGCACTCGGGGATGTGGTGAAAAAGTTAAAAAAAACCGATCAATTTGAGGAAGCTTTAGAAATTGCAAATGGCATGTCTGACGAAGGCCCTAAAAGCAACGCCCAGGCCGATATTTCTATAGTGCTAACACAAGTCGGCCAATTAGAGAAAGCGTTAGAAATTGCAAATGGCATATCTGCCGAAAACCCTAAAAGCACCGCCCTCGCCTATATCTCTATAGCATTAGCACAAGTCGGCCAATTAGAGAAAGCATTGGAAATTGCAAATGGCATATCTGCCGAAAACCCTAAAAGCAAAGCTTTGGCCAATATTTCTACAGCGCTAGTACAAGCCGGCCAATTAAAGAAAGCATCAGAAATTGCAAATGGCATATCTGCAGAAGTCCCTAAAAGCAAAGCCCTGGCCAATATTTCTACAGCACTAGTACAAGCCGGCCAATTAAAGAAAGCATCAGAAATTGCAAATGGCATATCTGCAGAAGTCCCTAAAAGCTATGCCCTCGCCGATATTTCTATAGCATTAGCACAAGCTAACAACTTCGAAGAAGCGTTGGAAATTATAAGAAGAATTCCCTGTGACCCCCTTAAAAGCAATGCATTCAGGGATGTAGTACAAAAGTTAGAAAAAACTAATCAGTTTGAGAAGGCGTTAGAAATTGCAAGTGGCATATCTACCAAAGGCCCTAAAAACAACGCCCTCGCCGATATTTTTAGAACATTAGCACAAGCTGGCCGTTTTGAAGAAGCATTGTTTGAAAAAGCATTAGAAATTATAAATAGGATTTCCCATCCATATTCTAAAAGGAGGGTCCTCACCAGCCTTTCTATAGCATTAGCACAAGCTGACCGCTTTGAAGAAGCATTATTTGAAAAAGCATTAGAAATTATAAATAGAATTTCCGATCTATATTCTAAAAGTAGCGCTCTCATCGATATTTCTATGGCATTAGCCAAAGCTAGCCACTTTGAGAGGGCATTAAAAATTGCAAATGCTATATCCGAAAAATATTGTAAAAGCAACGCTCTCGCCAATATTTCTATAGCATTAGCACAGGCTGGCCACTTTGAGAAAGCATTAGAAATTGCAAATACTATACCTGATGAAAATTTTAAAAATGAAGCCCTCGCCGATATTTCTACAGCGTTAGCCCAAGCTGGCCACCCTGAAAGGGCATTAGAAATTGCAAATACTATCCCTGATGGAAAATATAAAGGTAAGACTCTCACTAAGATTTCTAGAATAGCAGAAAAAGCTGGCCAATCTGAGTAG
- a CDS encoding RluA family pseudouridine synthase, translated as MQYTLLGPLTVLEALTKLSPDSSKTTLREWLRDGRVFVDGQLVKIASTPLQSGQTISLGSKPARKEKVPILYEDPHLVVIEKPAGLLSVATHFDKTHTAHAYLKERFRPRKVYVVHRLDQETSGVMLFALSEEGYFGLKELFANHDIDRQYTAVVHGKMPQRAGTWRSYLYEDKAYVVHSTQDPEKGELAITHFQILESRSSYSLLKLTLETGKKNQIRVHCEENGVPIVGDKKYGGEESIIAHRLCLHAHHLGFVHPIYKKEMSFDSPIPEKFYRYLKTHV; from the coding sequence ATGCAATATACGCTTTTAGGCCCATTAACTGTTCTCGAGGCCTTAACCAAATTATCTCCAGATAGTTCTAAAACTACGTTGCGCGAGTGGTTAAGAGATGGGCGTGTTTTTGTAGACGGTCAACTCGTTAAAATTGCTTCTACCCCTCTACAATCAGGCCAAACCATTTCATTGGGAAGCAAGCCCGCGCGCAAAGAAAAAGTGCCTATTTTATACGAAGACCCCCATTTAGTGGTGATAGAGAAGCCGGCAGGCTTACTGAGCGTGGCCACGCATTTTGATAAAACGCATACCGCGCACGCTTATTTAAAAGAGCGGTTTAGACCACGTAAAGTCTATGTCGTGCACCGCTTAGATCAAGAGACGTCGGGAGTGATGCTTTTTGCTCTAAGTGAAGAAGGGTATTTTGGGTTAAAAGAGCTGTTTGCGAACCATGATATCGATCGGCAATACACCGCCGTTGTTCATGGAAAAATGCCTCAACGAGCGGGCACCTGGCGATCTTACCTGTATGAAGACAAAGCGTATGTGGTGCATTCCACCCAAGATCCTGAAAAAGGGGAACTTGCCATTACCCACTTCCAAATTTTAGAATCCCGCTCCTCTTATTCCCTTTTGAAACTCACCTTAGAAACGGGGAAAAAAAATCAGATTCGAGTCCATTGTGAAGAAAATGGGGTGCCTATCGTAGGGGATAAAAAATATGGAGGGGAAGAAAGCATCATAGCGCACAGGTTGTGTCTACACGCTCATCACCTGGGATTTGTTCACCCCATTTATAAAAAGGAGATGTCCTTCGATTCCCCCATTCCCGAGAAATTTTACCGGTATTTAAAAACTCATGTATAA
- a CDS encoding RHS repeat-associated core domain-containing protein has translation MCVFICLFFAVWPLFSEEAHLEKKFAARAYAEEETRITQANLTGIPSAFVGGVVNAITGDLALCEVDLVIPGTNPLAFERTYSSSFNKNGTLELGWNLNHLTRLKVLGEGVSLNEGQGALTLFKLDSQDNKFHVSTDSISHGMTNCGKGEISGRTNTKNTYLIRSPSTKHGERPFYKLCDGAGVENLYKKLKKSHNRKYLLEQTTFPNGNLLSYSYDDEHQIKYCALKSGGEHLTGFKFSYTDQKNIAKTSVQMEDGRQITYYFHKIHGEWCLCQVERPDGIITQYDYQNGKYDHYPRLCQKKFSDTHYTNIHYWMKKDTVEDGKVIRSKDRQRFRVKALEEPVGADGKPVQTYRFEYYLNAHDLGGKTEVFDVNHSKTIYCYNQDQRLTALDYYGEGDHPYRQERLYWGLGADAGNLIAQTIAGSENVFSLIHTFKYDAAGNPLEEEIYGNLSGKNPVPPQIDQEGKAVKNGCEHHIISRTFTTEGFNLKLSETEGAQKNAYTYYPGKDLLKTKFVYDHSALQYRHFYAYNPHGFLTREIIDDGAAHEKNDLTNVTQRIIREFSERQQAPFGLTQEEKLLYADANGHETCVKRVYNFHDALGQLYEQHHYDLAGNLRYRLQWEYDSRGNVIRQVNAQGEETLCQYNDFNQLIYEQGPNQAYHTEYTYDGIGRQTSLITVDHSDNQRYTISYQYDKRNNRISTSDWYGNQTNYQYDRFDRLVKTLYPPIPSPSGQLYRPEEQTEYNALNHVTKMTNGNGHSLSQRNTIRGQPFSIIYADGSSEIMTYHLDGTLQEKIDKNGMITRYSYDYQKRPVRIEYLASSGESLGYHAKEYSAFHLMREMDAEGHVTAYQYDSLGRLSAILKEDAAIYYTYDTLGRKNSIKTFFGSEPTDYTLEVFEYDLKDRVVEERKEDAQGTILRKQTYVYDASDNKLQISTYSDAGVGTTYFTYNFNNQPTKIVDPDNNTTYLTYNYNYRDAYDMVVPYSESTDPKGNVTIVIGNALGKTAKVQRKNSLGQITQERDYFYDGAGQLIETREKVFKLGRCDRQVITQWTYDPIGQLASCMEAVGTPEQKTTLHAYNNSSQKVATYKPDGNQILFTYDPKGRLSTVTSADQTLGYAYSYNLNDCPIVVEDLIHHTQSRKTYDANERLIEEILGNGLKLSYTYDRQGRILTTTLPDQSSLAYAYNAADLIAVKRFSASGEEQYKQTYRYDQAGNLKERQLPFNLGTVSHSYDLLNRHRSTHSPYFSEVEVQYDNTGNLTSHLFKDPLGELPCKYEYDSLYQLSREDTLSSHTYQHDSLFNRFGKDEQSFEFNALNQLLGDKLGAYSYDRNGNLAEKGDQKYTYDAWDRLISVTTDTKRFTYVYDELNRRLCKEAAQWDPSTHDWTPQEKQYFLYQGENEIGLCDAAYNLRELRVLGYGRGAEIGAAIAFEMEGKTYLPFCTFAGNTRVLLNSCGKPMEIYRYTAFGEEVSLDASGTPKAPTAAWRFSSKRYDPETGFIYFGRRYYDPQTARWTTADPLSYAAGPNLYAYVNNSPLTHLDLYGLWHDWVDARRERRFYARVKTNVTNYHRSRENRPGRKNNSVWFWDSFEKITPRQVNSCIYNTSDQGYLPLEFGGKIMICNGMNNTFEEARGHASYVSSLSGYRTDGVYNSTKNFIIDTLEAALGLGGIGTTPARLLRREWRKFHETAPPGVKILQFCTSQGAIHVKNGLNASPQAIRNRVFVVAVAPADYIERDRSATAVHYVAKPYRDFVPRLNVLKAITTKAHVVSLPSHQEADWFDHSFQSPTYKEAINSHIQTYIESKGSEI, from the coding sequence ATGTGTGTTTTTATCTGCTTATTTTTTGCTGTCTGGCCTTTATTTTCTGAAGAAGCACACCTAGAGAAAAAGTTTGCGGCTAGAGCCTATGCCGAGGAGGAAACGCGTATCACCCAAGCCAATTTGACAGGCATCCCTAGCGCTTTTGTGGGAGGCGTAGTCAATGCTATCACAGGCGATTTGGCGCTTTGCGAAGTCGATTTAGTTATCCCCGGAACTAATCCCCTTGCATTTGAGCGCACGTATAGCAGCTCATTTAATAAAAACGGCACGCTTGAACTAGGATGGAATCTTAACCACTTAACCCGCCTTAAAGTGCTAGGCGAAGGGGTAAGCTTAAACGAAGGGCAGGGAGCTTTAACGCTTTTTAAGCTTGATTCCCAAGACAATAAATTTCACGTCTCTACCGATTCCATTAGCCATGGCATGACCAATTGCGGCAAAGGAGAAATCAGTGGCAGAACCAATACCAAAAACACTTATTTGATCCGTAGCCCATCCACAAAACATGGAGAGCGCCCTTTTTATAAGCTTTGCGATGGCGCAGGTGTGGAAAACTTGTACAAAAAATTAAAGAAGTCTCACAACAGAAAGTATTTGCTAGAGCAGACTACTTTCCCGAATGGAAATCTTCTCAGCTATAGTTATGACGATGAACATCAAATCAAATATTGCGCCTTAAAAAGTGGAGGTGAACATTTAACTGGTTTTAAGTTTTCCTACACCGATCAAAAAAACATCGCCAAAACAAGCGTTCAAATGGAAGATGGGCGCCAGATTACCTATTATTTCCATAAAATTCACGGGGAATGGTGCTTGTGCCAGGTTGAGCGGCCGGACGGAATCATCACGCAGTACGATTATCAAAATGGCAAATATGACCATTATCCCCGCCTTTGCCAAAAAAAGTTTTCCGACACGCATTACACTAATATCCATTATTGGATGAAAAAAGATACAGTCGAGGATGGCAAAGTCATTCGATCAAAAGACCGCCAGCGCTTTCGAGTAAAAGCATTGGAAGAGCCTGTCGGAGCTGATGGTAAACCTGTCCAAACCTACCGTTTTGAATACTACCTCAACGCCCATGATTTAGGGGGAAAAACGGAGGTGTTTGACGTGAACCATAGCAAAACTATCTACTGCTACAATCAAGATCAGCGCCTAACTGCTTTAGATTACTACGGAGAGGGAGATCATCCCTATCGCCAAGAAAGGCTTTATTGGGGATTAGGAGCAGACGCTGGAAATCTGATTGCCCAAACGATTGCAGGCTCTGAGAATGTGTTTAGCTTGATCCATACGTTTAAATACGACGCTGCCGGAAATCCCCTGGAAGAAGAAATTTACGGCAATCTCAGCGGAAAAAACCCCGTCCCCCCTCAAATTGACCAGGAGGGGAAAGCTGTTAAAAATGGGTGTGAGCATCATATTATCTCCCGCACCTTCACTACTGAGGGCTTTAATTTGAAGCTATCGGAAACAGAAGGGGCGCAAAAAAATGCCTACACCTACTACCCAGGCAAAGATTTGTTAAAAACCAAATTTGTCTACGACCATTCTGCTCTCCAATATCGACATTTTTATGCATACAATCCCCACGGTTTTTTGACGCGGGAAATTATCGACGATGGCGCCGCCCATGAAAAAAACGATCTAACAAATGTCACCCAACGGATCATCCGCGAATTTTCTGAACGGCAGCAAGCTCCTTTTGGCCTTACCCAAGAAGAAAAGCTCCTCTATGCGGATGCTAATGGCCATGAAACTTGCGTCAAAAGGGTTTATAACTTTCACGATGCGCTTGGGCAGCTTTATGAGCAGCATCATTATGACCTCGCAGGAAATTTGCGCTATCGCCTGCAATGGGAATACGACAGCCGTGGAAACGTCATCCGACAGGTGAATGCTCAGGGGGAAGAAACTTTATGCCAATATAATGACTTCAATCAGCTCATTTATGAGCAGGGCCCTAATCAAGCTTATCACACAGAATACACCTATGATGGGATAGGACGGCAAACATCCCTTATCACAGTTGACCATAGCGACAATCAGCGCTACACCATCAGCTATCAATACGACAAACGCAACAACCGCATTTCCACTAGCGACTGGTATGGCAACCAAACAAATTACCAATACGACCGTTTTGATCGGCTGGTAAAAACCCTTTATCCCCCCATTCCTTCTCCTAGCGGGCAACTTTATAGACCAGAAGAGCAGACCGAATATAATGCCTTAAATCACGTCACCAAAATGACAAATGGGAATGGGCATTCCCTTTCCCAAAGAAATACCATCCGCGGACAACCCTTCTCTATTATCTATGCCGATGGCTCCTCAGAGATTATGACCTATCATTTAGATGGGACTCTGCAAGAAAAAATCGACAAGAATGGGATGATCACCCGCTATAGCTATGATTACCAAAAACGCCCCGTGCGCATTGAATACCTGGCCTCTTCCGGAGAAAGCCTGGGTTATCATGCTAAAGAATACTCCGCTTTTCATCTCATGCGCGAAATGGATGCTGAAGGACATGTGACTGCTTATCAATATGATAGCTTAGGGCGTCTCAGCGCTATTCTCAAAGAGGATGCTGCCATCTACTACACTTACGATACTCTGGGCAGAAAAAATAGCATTAAAACTTTTTTCGGAAGTGAGCCAACCGATTACACTTTAGAAGTGTTTGAATACGATTTGAAAGATCGGGTGGTAGAGGAAAGAAAAGAAGATGCTCAAGGTACTATCTTGCGCAAGCAGACCTATGTTTACGATGCCAGCGATAATAAATTGCAAATCAGCACCTACTCCGATGCAGGTGTGGGGACAACTTATTTTACCTATAACTTCAACAATCAACCTACCAAAATAGTTGATCCCGACAACAATACCACCTATCTCACCTATAACTACAATTACCGGGATGCCTATGATATGGTCGTCCCCTACTCTGAGTCTACCGATCCCAAAGGCAATGTGACCATTGTCATTGGCAATGCGCTGGGGAAAACAGCAAAAGTGCAGAGAAAAAACTCTTTAGGGCAAATTACGCAAGAGAGGGACTATTTTTATGACGGAGCGGGCCAGCTCATCGAAACGCGCGAAAAAGTCTTTAAGCTAGGGAGATGCGATAGGCAAGTCATCACCCAGTGGACATATGATCCTATAGGGCAGCTGGCAAGCTGCATGGAAGCTGTTGGCACACCGGAGCAAAAAACTACTCTCCACGCCTATAATAATAGCAGTCAAAAAGTGGCCACCTACAAGCCTGATGGCAACCAAATTTTATTTACTTACGATCCCAAAGGGCGCCTATCCACGGTCACCTCTGCCGATCAAACCCTTGGCTACGCCTATAGCTATAATTTGAACGACTGCCCTATTGTGGTTGAGGATTTAATCCACCATACCCAAAGCCGCAAAACGTACGACGCTAATGAGCGCTTGATTGAAGAAATATTAGGCAATGGGCTTAAGCTTTCCTATACCTATGATCGGCAAGGGAGAATTTTAACCACCACTCTCCCCGATCAAAGTAGCCTCGCCTATGCCTATAATGCCGCCGATCTGATAGCCGTAAAAAGATTCTCTGCTTCAGGGGAAGAGCAATACAAACAAACCTACCGCTATGACCAAGCCGGAAATCTTAAAGAAAGGCAACTTCCTTTTAATTTGGGAACCGTTTCTCACTCCTATGATTTGCTTAACCGGCATCGATCTACCCACTCGCCTTACTTTAGCGAAGTAGAGGTGCAATACGACAATACCGGCAATCTGACTTCTCACCTTTTTAAAGACCCCTTGGGAGAGCTTCCTTGTAAATATGAATACGACTCTCTTTACCAGCTTAGCCGCGAAGATACCCTTTCTTCGCATACCTATCAGCATGATTCCCTTTTTAATCGATTTGGCAAAGATGAGCAAAGTTTTGAATTTAACGCCCTCAATCAACTTTTAGGAGATAAGCTAGGGGCCTATAGCTACGACCGCAACGGAAATCTGGCAGAAAAGGGCGACCAAAAATACACCTACGATGCTTGGGACCGTTTAATTTCTGTCACCACAGACACTAAGCGCTTTACTTATGTGTACGATGAGCTAAATAGGCGCTTGTGCAAAGAAGCTGCCCAATGGGATCCTTCCACCCATGACTGGACACCACAGGAAAAGCAATATTTTCTTTATCAAGGCGAAAATGAAATCGGCCTATGCGATGCGGCATATAACCTGCGGGAATTGCGCGTGCTAGGATATGGGCGAGGAGCTGAAATAGGGGCGGCTATTGCCTTTGAAATGGAGGGAAAAACCTACCTTCCCTTCTGCACCTTTGCCGGAAATACGCGGGTATTGCTCAACTCTTGCGGCAAACCTATGGAAATCTATCGCTATACCGCTTTTGGAGAAGAGGTGAGCCTGGATGCTTCCGGTACTCCGAAAGCCCCCACTGCAGCTTGGAGATTTAGCTCCAAAAGATACGACCCTGAGACAGGCTTTATCTATTTTGGAAGGCGTTATTACGATCCTCAAACAGCTCGCTGGACCACAGCTGATCCCTTAAGCTATGCAGCAGGCCCCAATCTGTACGCTTACGTCAATAATAGCCCCCTTACCCACCTCGATCTGTACGGCCTTTGGCACGATTGGGTAGATGCCAGGCGCGAGCGCAGATTCTACGCAAGGGTTAAGACTAATGTTACCAATTATCACAGATCAAGGGAAAATAGGCCCGGTAGAAAAAATAATTCTGTCTGGTTCTGGGATAGCTTTGAAAAAATAACTCCTCGTCAGGTAAACTCGTGTATCTACAATACAAGTGATCAAGGCTATCTCCCTTTAGAATTTGGCGGTAAAATCATGATCTGTAATGGGATGAACAATACTTTTGAAGAAGCAAGAGGGCATGCCTCTTATGTTTCTTCACTGAGCGGCTATAGAACCGATGGCGTTTACAATTCGACTAAAAACTTCATTATCGATACGCTTGAGGCGGCTCTTGGTTTGGGAGGAATTGGAACTACGCCGGCGCGCTTGCTGCGTAGAGAATGGCGAAAATTCCACGAGACCGCCCCTCCAGGCGTAAAAATTCTCCAATTTTGCACAAGCCAAGGTGCGATTCACGTAAAGAATGGATTAAACGCTTCGCCTCAAGCAATCAGGAATAGGGTTTTTGTAGTCGCCGTAGCTCCTGCTGATTATATTGAAAGGGACAGGAGTGCCACAGCCGTTCACTATGTGGCAAAACCTTATAGGGATTTTGTGCCCAGATTAAATGTTTTGAAGGCTATCACCACAAAAGCGCATGTAGTGAGCCTTCCATCCCATCAAGAGGCAGATTGGTTTGATCACAGTTTTCAAAGTCCTACTTATAAAGAGGCTATTAATTCTCACATTCAAACCTACATAGAGAGCAAAGGCTCAGAAATATGA